From one Streptomyces sp. SCSIO 30461 genomic stretch:
- the paaN gene encoding phenylacetic acid degradation protein PaaN has protein sequence MQLTETQLTETHRPTLDQALEAIRSRAYWSPHPEHPKAYGETGAADGLAAYQALLGKRFELDQPGTDGWTGGEVSPYGPELGIEYPHADIDVLLPAMRAGMAAWRAAGPETRALVCLEILARISARTHEFAHAVMHTSGQAFMMAFQAGGPHAQDRGLEAVAYAYEEQTRTPAAADWSKPQGKRDPLELSKSFTAAPRGVSLLIGCNTFPTWNGFPGLFASLATGNPVLVKPHPRAVLPLALTVRIAREVLGEAGFDQNLVALVAERPGEGIAKTLAVRPEIKIIDYTGSTEFGDWLEANARQAQVYTEKAGVNTVVIHSTDDYKGMLSNLAFSLSLYSGQMCTTPQNLLIPRDGITTDAGDKTYDEVVADLSAAVSGLLGDDARANALLGALVNPDVKARLEAAAGLGEVALASRAVTNPEFPDAVVRTPVLVKLDGAKPDDEAAYMSECFGPVAFAVAVDSAADAVDLLRRTVREKGAMTVGAYTTSADTERAVEEVCLEESAQLSLNLTGGVYVNQTAAFSDFHGSGGNPAANAALCDGAFVSNRFRVVEVRRQA, from the coding sequence ATGCAGCTGACCGAGACCCAGCTGACCGAGACCCACCGGCCGACGCTCGACCAGGCTCTTGAGGCGATCCGCTCCCGGGCGTACTGGTCGCCCCACCCGGAGCACCCCAAGGCGTACGGCGAGACCGGTGCAGCCGATGGCCTCGCGGCCTACCAGGCCCTGCTGGGCAAGCGCTTCGAGCTCGACCAGCCCGGCACCGACGGCTGGACGGGCGGCGAGGTCTCGCCCTACGGCCCCGAGCTGGGCATCGAGTACCCGCATGCCGACATCGACGTGCTGCTGCCGGCGATGCGCGCGGGCATGGCCGCCTGGCGAGCGGCCGGTCCCGAGACCCGCGCCCTGGTCTGCCTGGAGATCCTGGCCCGGATCAGCGCCCGCACCCACGAGTTCGCCCACGCGGTGATGCACACCAGCGGCCAGGCGTTCATGATGGCGTTCCAGGCCGGTGGCCCGCATGCCCAGGACCGCGGGCTCGAGGCGGTGGCATACGCCTACGAGGAGCAGACGCGCACGCCCGCGGCGGCGGACTGGTCCAAGCCGCAGGGCAAGCGTGACCCTCTGGAGCTGAGCAAGTCGTTCACGGCCGCTCCACGCGGTGTCTCGCTGCTCATCGGCTGCAACACCTTCCCGACGTGGAACGGCTTCCCGGGCCTGTTCGCCTCCCTGGCCACGGGCAACCCGGTGCTGGTCAAGCCTCACCCCCGAGCGGTGCTCCCGCTGGCACTCACCGTGCGCATCGCCCGCGAGGTGCTCGGCGAGGCGGGCTTCGACCAGAACCTCGTCGCGCTGGTCGCCGAGCGTCCGGGCGAGGGCATCGCGAAGACCCTGGCCGTCCGGCCCGAGATCAAGATCATCGACTACACGGGCTCCACCGAGTTCGGTGACTGGCTGGAGGCGAACGCCCGCCAGGCCCAGGTCTACACCGAGAAGGCCGGTGTCAACACGGTCGTCATCCACTCCACCGACGACTACAAGGGCATGCTCTCCAACCTGGCCTTCTCGCTGTCGCTGTACAGCGGCCAGATGTGCACCACCCCGCAGAACCTGCTGATCCCGCGGGACGGCATCACGACGGACGCGGGCGACAAGACCTACGACGAGGTGGTGGCCGACCTCAGCGCGGCCGTGTCCGGTCTCCTCGGAGACGACGCCCGCGCGAACGCCCTTCTCGGCGCGCTGGTCAACCCCGATGTGAAGGCTCGCCTCGAAGCGGCGGCCGGTCTGGGCGAGGTGGCCCTGGCCTCGCGTGCGGTCACCAACCCCGAGTTCCCGGACGCCGTGGTGCGCACTCCGGTGCTCGTGAAGCTGGATGGCGCCAAGCCCGACGACGAGGCCGCCTATATGTCGGAGTGCTTCGGCCCCGTGGCCTTCGCCGTGGCGGTCGACTCCGCCGCGGACGCGGTGGACCTGCTGCGCCGCACGGTCCGTGAGAAGGGCGCGATGACGGTCGGGGCGTACACGACCTCAGCCGACACCGAGCGTGCGGTCGAGGAGGTCTGCCTGGAGGAGTCCGCGCAGCTCTCGCTCAACCTGACCGGCGGTGTCTATGTGAACCAGACCGCGGCGTTCTCCGACTTCCACGGCTCGGGCGGCAACCCCGCGGCGAACGCGGCGCTGTGCGACGGCGCCTTCGTCTCCAACCGCTTCCGGGTGGTGGAAGTGCGCCGCCAGGCCTGA
- a CDS encoding HTTM domain-containing protein — translation MAAAIQRVTATALGPYQTAVVRMGFAFTWLVFLLWEFPQRHELYGPDGPWGWDMARQLIGDNHSFTVLMWSDSGLLFEAVYAIAVLSSVLLMLGWHTRAMSAVFMVGVLSLQNRSIFMGDGGDNVIHLMAIYLVFTRCGQVWSLDTRRARKAVAQGGPGRVGAAAGPVLWLLLGAVLLVSSRLERVGGEWWVTLILWALWLAQGAWWLVNLKAPRSEVRSLLDVLANILHNTALAVIMAEVCLIYATAGWYKIQGSRWQDGSALYYPLKLDYFTPWPALSDILAGSGLMVMVVTYATVVVQVAFPFTLFNRKVKNVLLVAMMLEHAGIAVLLGLPFFSLAMIAADAVFLPTAFLVWLGGRAALGRDRLLPRGGGRVPGQRGASDEQPARTLVG, via the coding sequence CTGGCCGCCGCCATCCAGCGTGTGACGGCCACGGCACTGGGTCCGTACCAGACGGCGGTCGTCCGGATGGGCTTCGCCTTCACCTGGCTGGTTTTCCTGCTCTGGGAGTTTCCACAGCGCCATGAGCTGTACGGTCCCGACGGCCCGTGGGGCTGGGACATGGCCCGGCAGCTGATCGGGGACAACCACTCGTTCACCGTGCTGATGTGGTCCGACAGCGGGCTCCTGTTCGAGGCCGTCTACGCGATCGCCGTACTGTCCAGTGTTCTGCTGATGCTCGGCTGGCACACCCGCGCCATGTCGGCGGTCTTCATGGTCGGTGTCCTGTCACTCCAGAACCGTTCCATCTTCATGGGCGACGGCGGTGACAACGTCATCCACCTCATGGCGATCTACCTCGTCTTCACCCGCTGCGGGCAGGTGTGGTCCCTCGACACCCGGCGCGCCCGAAAGGCCGTGGCCCAGGGCGGGCCCGGGCGGGTGGGCGCAGCCGCAGGCCCGGTGCTGTGGCTGCTGCTCGGTGCCGTGCTGCTCGTGAGCTCGCGGCTCGAGCGGGTCGGCGGCGAGTGGTGGGTGACCCTGATCCTGTGGGCGCTCTGGCTCGCCCAGGGAGCATGGTGGCTCGTCAACCTGAAGGCGCCGCGGAGCGAGGTGCGCAGCCTGCTGGACGTACTCGCCAACATCCTCCACAACACCGCTCTCGCCGTGATCATGGCCGAGGTCTGCCTGATCTACGCCACCGCGGGCTGGTACAAGATCCAGGGCTCCCGCTGGCAGGACGGCAGCGCCCTGTACTACCCGCTCAAGCTGGACTACTTCACTCCCTGGCCCGCGCTCTCCGACATCCTGGCCGGCAGCGGGCTGATGGTGATGGTGGTCACCTACGCCACGGTCGTCGTCCAGGTGGCCTTCCCCTTCACCCTCTTCAACCGCAAGGTGAAGAACGTCCTGCTGGTGGCGATGATGCTGGAGCACGCGGGGATCGCCGTGCTGCTCGGGCTGCCGTTCTTCTCGCTCGCGATGATCGCGGCTGACGCGGTGTTCCTGCCGACGGCGTTCCTTGTCTGGCTCGGTGGGCGGGCGGCGCTGGGCCGCGACCGGCTGCTGCCCCGTGGCGGGGGACGGGTGCCAGGGCAGCGCGGTGCGTCCGATGAGCAGCCCGCACGTACCCTCGTCGGGTGA
- a CDS encoding TrmH family RNA methyltransferase: MSSETQEPVQYDDGYGPEVGVGPYPGPWPEGGPYDQELLAHGDRRNVVDRYRYWMREAIVADLDTRRHDFHVAVENWGHDFNIGSVVRTANAFLAKEIHIVGRRRWNRRGAMVTDRYQHVRHHGDTESLTAWAAAEGLPIIGIDNLPGAVPLERTVLPRRCVLLFGQEGPGLTEEARKHAAMVCSIAQFGSTRSINAGAAAAIAMHAWIQRYATITENSGT, encoded by the coding sequence GTGAGCAGTGAGACCCAGGAACCGGTTCAGTACGACGACGGGTACGGCCCCGAGGTCGGTGTCGGCCCGTATCCGGGCCCCTGGCCGGAGGGTGGACCGTACGACCAGGAGCTACTGGCCCACGGCGATCGCCGCAACGTCGTCGACCGGTACCGGTACTGGATGCGGGAGGCGATCGTCGCCGACCTCGACACCCGCCGCCATGACTTCCATGTGGCCGTGGAGAACTGGGGCCACGACTTCAACATCGGCTCCGTGGTGCGGACCGCCAACGCCTTTCTGGCGAAGGAGATCCATATCGTCGGGCGACGCCGCTGGAACCGCCGTGGTGCCATGGTCACCGACCGCTACCAGCATGTGCGCCACCACGGCGACACGGAGTCGCTGACCGCCTGGGCCGCGGCGGAGGGCCTGCCGATCATCGGGATCGACAACCTGCCGGGGGCGGTGCCGCTGGAGCGCACCGTGCTGCCCCGGCGCTGTGTGCTGCTCTTCGGCCAGGAGGGCCCCGGACTGACCGAGGAGGCCCGCAAGCATGCCGCGATGGTCTGCTCGATCGCGCAGTTCGGCTCGACTCGCTCGATCAACGCGGGAGCGGCGGCGGCGATCGCGATGCACGCCTGGATCCAGCGCTACGCGACGATCACCGAGAACTCCGGAACCTGA
- the paaA gene encoding 1,2-phenylacetyl-CoA epoxidase subunit PaaA: MTAVTEDMTAATTHQAQFDAAVAADERIEPRDWMPDEYRASLIRQMAQHAHSEIIGMQPEANWITRAPSLRRKAILMAKVQDEAGHGLYLYSATETLGASRDELLDKLHSGRQKYSSIFNYPTLTWADVGAIGWLVDGAAITNQVPLCRCSYGPYARAMVRICKEESFHQRQGYELLLALSQGTPAQHEMAQDAVNRWWWPSLMMFGPPDAESAHSAKSMEWKIKRHSNDELRQRFVDICVPQAEALGLTLPDPQLRWNEERGQHDFGPIDWDEFWQVLKGDGPCNEQRISQRRRAHEEGAWVREAAAAFAAKPARTTEDPGPRTDGKHTEAQKQKEATA; this comes from the coding sequence ATGACGGCAGTGACCGAGGACATGACCGCTGCGACGACGCACCAGGCGCAGTTCGACGCTGCCGTGGCCGCCGACGAGCGCATCGAGCCGCGCGACTGGATGCCCGATGAGTACCGCGCCTCGCTGATCCGCCAGATGGCGCAGCACGCGCACTCGGAGATCATCGGCATGCAGCCCGAGGCGAACTGGATCACCCGTGCGCCCTCGCTGCGGCGCAAGGCGATCCTGATGGCCAAGGTGCAGGACGAGGCAGGCCACGGCCTGTACCTGTACAGCGCGACGGAGACCCTCGGGGCAAGCCGCGACGAGTTGCTCGACAAGCTCCACTCCGGCCGCCAGAAGTATTCATCGATCTTCAACTACCCCACGCTGACCTGGGCCGATGTCGGCGCCATCGGCTGGCTGGTGGACGGCGCGGCCATCACCAACCAGGTCCCGCTCTGCCGCTGCTCCTACGGCCCATACGCACGCGCGATGGTGCGCATCTGCAAGGAGGAGTCGTTCCACCAGCGCCAGGGGTACGAGCTGCTGCTGGCCCTCTCCCAGGGCACTCCCGCCCAGCACGAGATGGCGCAGGACGCGGTGAACCGCTGGTGGTGGCCGTCGCTGATGATGTTCGGCCCCCCGGACGCCGAGTCGGCCCACTCGGCGAAGTCCATGGAGTGGAAGATCAAGCGACACTCCAACGACGAGCTCCGGCAGCGCTTCGTGGACATCTGTGTCCCTCAGGCCGAGGCTCTGGGCCTGACCCTCCCCGACCCGCAGCTCCGGTGGAACGAGGAGCGCGGGCAGCACGACTTCGGCCCCATCGACTGGGACGAGTTCTGGCAGGTCCTGAAGGGCGACGGCCCCTGCAACGAGCAGCGGATCTCCCAGCGCCGCCGTGCCCATGAGGAAGGCGCCTGGGTCCGCGAGGCAGCCGCGGCATTCGCCGCGAAGCCGGCCCGCACCACGGAGGACCCCGGGCCCCGGACCGACGGGAAGCACACCGAAGCGCAGAAGCAGAAGGAGGCGACGGCATGA
- a CDS encoding DUF5819 family protein, translating into MDSYGSEGARRESAPSGEGGAPGGIAGLSVPSQVVAVIALAVVGALACVHLGMVFLHVAPTNTLTKQHGELVDAWVYPEFEQNWKLFAPNPLQQNIAVQVRAEVADGQGDRRITEWIDLSAEDGAAIRGNLLPSHADQNELRRGWDFLVNSHTEDNRPNGLRGRLSEQYVRRIVMLRLERRDLDGRVERIQVRSATRSVKVPAWSNEKTDTRVYYRQFPWWKVTEADLPLDARNDGGAVTAWADDTEAAQ; encoded by the coding sequence ATGGACTCGTACGGCAGCGAGGGCGCGAGGCGTGAGAGCGCGCCTTCGGGCGAGGGCGGCGCCCCGGGTGGCATAGCGGGCCTTTCCGTTCCCTCCCAGGTGGTGGCGGTGATCGCCCTCGCCGTCGTCGGCGCCCTCGCCTGTGTCCACCTGGGGATGGTGTTCCTCCATGTCGCCCCCACGAACACCCTGACGAAGCAGCACGGTGAGTTGGTCGATGCGTGGGTCTACCCCGAGTTCGAGCAGAACTGGAAGCTCTTCGCCCCCAATCCGCTGCAGCAGAACATCGCGGTCCAGGTGCGCGCCGAGGTCGCCGACGGTCAGGGTGATCGCAGGATCACGGAGTGGATCGACCTCTCCGCTGAGGACGGGGCGGCGATCCGCGGGAATCTCCTCCCCAGCCACGCCGACCAGAACGAGCTCCGCCGCGGCTGGGACTTCCTCGTCAACTCCCACACCGAGGACAACCGGCCGAACGGCCTGCGCGGTCGGCTCTCCGAGCAGTACGTCCGCCGCATCGTGATGCTCCGCCTGGAGCGGCGCGACCTCGACGGCCGGGTCGAGCGCATCCAGGTCCGGTCCGCCACCCGTTCGGTCAAGGTCCCGGCGTGGAGCAACGAGAAGACCGACACCCGGGTGTACTACCGGCAGTTTCCCTGGTGGAAGGTCACCGAAGCGGATCTCCCGCTCGACGCCCGCAACGACGGCGGCGCGGTCACGGCGTGGGCGGACGACACGGAGGCAGCCCAGTGA